One Primulina huaijiensis isolate GDHJ02 chromosome 5, ASM1229523v2, whole genome shotgun sequence DNA segment encodes these proteins:
- the LOC140976687 gene encoding U-box domain-containing protein 40-like: MGGDGKPRRWRISFHRPSSATAVPPSEFVCPISKSLMFDPTIVSSGQTFERIAVQVCNDLGFIPTLPDGSKPDFLTVIPNLALKTAIQNWCSKSGWARPNPPIYSDIESIIYSLMGSSTSKNLDSSTNRVSDRELLKGVEEIPQVLSSHAATEPNSRDFSSSSSSDDSSITSMSPLSQFRTRPSCFSSSSLSSPSTSSEFIPVESSLNDVSARSSTSHVEDENFVSKIQSMDVYDQEQALIWVRETTKTDEESRATLCTEKLLTALKLAMISPFATLQTNAAATLVNLSIEKRNKIKIVRAGIVPLLIEVLRNGSDESREHAAGAIFSLSIENENRTTIGVLGALQPLMHALRSGSQRCRLDSASALYHLTLVQTNRVKIAKLGAVEVLLGLLEDTELAARVVLVVCNLAACEPGRSALLEAGGVGSLLEVLRVGNEVASESTRENCVAALYLLSFRSLRFKGLAREAGAAEVLEEVAKTGSSLAREQSLRILEGLRRREEAEEVDWEAVMKGGVGHAGYRVGRRHGLNY; this comes from the coding sequence ATGGGTGGAGATGGGAAACCCCGACGATGGAGGATCTCTTTCCACCGACCGTCTTCAGCCACCGCCGTGCCACCGTCGGAATTCGTATGCCCCATTTCCAAGTCCTTAATGTTCGACCCCACAATTGTTTCTTCCGGCCAGACCTTCGAGCGCATAGCAGTGCAAGTTTGCAATGATTTGGGATTCATTCCCACGCTCCCCGACGGCTCGAAGCCGGACTTCTTGACGGTGATTCCTAATTTAGCACTCAAGACCGCCATTCAGAACTGGTGCTCGAAATCCGGGTGGGCTCGTCCAAACCCACCAATATATTCGGATATCGAGTCCATTATCTATTCTCTGATGGGTTCTTCTACCTCGAAGAACCTTGATAGTTCGACGAATCGGGTTTCAGATAGAGAATTGTTAAAGGGGGTTGAGGAAATCCCTCAGGTTTTATCCTCACATGCCGCGACTGAACCAAATTCTCGAGATTTTTCCTCTTCTTCCAGTTCTGATGATTCATCTATCACCAGCATGTCGCCACTATCGCAATTTAGGACTCGCCCTTCTTGCTTTTCTTCTTCGTCTTTGTCTTCGCCTTCTACCTCATCAGAATTCATTCCGGTTGAGTCTTCGTTGAATGATGTGTCAGCTCGATCTTCAACTTCTCACGTGGAAGATGAGAATTTTGTAAGCAAGATTCAGAGTATGGATGTTTATGACCAAGAACAGGCTCTGATTTGGGTAAGGGAAACcactaaaactgatgaagaatCAAGAGCCACGCTTTGCACGGAGAAGCTGTTAACTGCTTTAAAGCTGGCAATGATTTCACCTTTTGCAACTTTGCAGACAAACGCTGCGGCAACTTTGGTGAACCTTTCGATCGAGAAACGTAACAAGATCAAGATTGTGAGAGCTGGCATTGTGCCTCTGTTGATCGAGGTTTTGAGGAACGGCTCCGATGAATCGAGGGAACATGCCGCCGGGGCGATATTCAGTTTATCGATTGAAAATGAAAACAGGACTACAATCGGCGTGCTTGGAGCTTTGCAGCCACTGATGCACGCGCTAAGATCCGGTAGCCAGCGGTGCCGCCTCGACTCGGCCTCAGCGCTGTATCACTTGACCCTGGTGCAGACTAATAGAGTCAAGATCGCCAAGCTTGGAGCCGTCGAGGTTTTATTAGGGCTGTTGGAGGATACAGAATTGGCAGCCCGTGTTGTTCTGGTGGTGTGCAACTTGGCGGCGTGCGAACCTGGTAGGTCGGCGTTGTTGGAAGCCGGAGGAGTGGGGAGTTTGCTGGAGGTTTTAAGAGTCGGGAATGAAGTAGCATCCGAGTCGACACGGGAAAACTGTGTCGCCGCTCTGTATCTGCTGAGCTTCAGAAGCTTGAGGTTTAAGGGGTTGGCGAGGGAGGCGGGTGCGGCGGAGGTGTTGGAGGAAGTGGCCAAAACAGGGAGCTCGCTCGCCAGGGAGCAGTCGCTGAGGATTTTGGAGGGTTTACGGCGTAGGGAGGAGGCGGAGGAGGTGGACTGGGAGGCCGTGATGAAGGGTGGAGTAGGCCACGCCGGGTATCGAGTTGGCCGGCGTCATGGCCTTAACtactaa